A region from the Variovorax paradoxus genome encodes:
- a CDS encoding AmpG family muropeptide MFS transporter: MSAQPAETSTAPSLPWRDALKVYLEPATLRMLALGFSAGLPLLLVLGTLSFRLREAGIDRTTIGYLSWVGLAYGFKWAWAPLVDRLPLPPLTTLLGRRRGWLLLAQGVVIAGLVGMALNDPRQGLAPLIWCALLVAFGSATQDIALDAFRIESAETRKQAALAAAYQTGYRLAMIWAGAGVLWVAAWAEVAPAAGATGAAAYQNGAWKTAYLVMAASMAVGVLTVLLSPEPVRRVLPKPKNAAEWLQGVLVEPFADFIRRYKWQAALILSLIAIYRISDVVMGIMANPFYVDMGFTKDEVATVSKIYGVVMTLVGAFVGGVLSMRLGVMRVLMLGAVLSAASNLLFAWLASRGHDLTALIAVVSADNLAGGIASAAFIAYLSSLTNISYSATQYALFSSLMLLLPKFIAGYSGAFVDAHGYAQFFTATALLGVPVLLLVALAARITTTKAPAERP; this comes from the coding sequence ATGTCTGCCCAGCCCGCCGAAACCTCCACCGCCCCCTCCCTGCCCTGGCGCGATGCGCTCAAGGTCTACCTGGAGCCCGCCACGCTGCGCATGCTGGCGCTGGGCTTTTCCGCCGGCCTGCCGCTGCTGCTGGTGCTGGGCACGCTGAGCTTTCGCCTGCGCGAGGCGGGCATCGACCGCACCACCATCGGCTACCTGAGCTGGGTGGGCCTGGCCTACGGCTTCAAGTGGGCCTGGGCACCGCTGGTCGACCGGCTGCCGCTGCCGCCGCTGACCACGCTGCTCGGGCGCCGGCGCGGCTGGCTGCTGCTGGCGCAGGGCGTGGTGATCGCCGGGCTGGTCGGCATGGCGCTCAACGACCCGCGCCAGGGCCTGGCGCCGCTGATCTGGTGCGCGCTGCTGGTCGCCTTCGGCTCGGCCACGCAGGACATCGCGCTCGACGCCTTCCGCATCGAGTCGGCCGAAACCCGCAAGCAGGCCGCGCTCGCCGCCGCCTACCAGACCGGCTATCGGCTGGCGATGATCTGGGCCGGCGCCGGCGTGCTGTGGGTGGCGGCCTGGGCCGAAGTGGCGCCGGCCGCTGGCGCCACGGGTGCGGCGGCCTACCAGAACGGCGCCTGGAAAACGGCCTACCTGGTGATGGCGGCCTCGATGGCGGTGGGCGTGCTCACGGTGCTGCTCTCGCCCGAGCCGGTGCGCCGCGTGCTGCCCAAGCCGAAGAACGCGGCCGAATGGCTGCAGGGCGTGCTGGTCGAGCCCTTTGCGGACTTCATCCGGCGCTACAAGTGGCAGGCCGCGCTGATTCTTTCGCTGATTGCCATCTACCGCATCAGCGACGTGGTGATGGGCATCATGGCCAACCCCTTCTACGTGGACATGGGCTTCACCAAGGACGAGGTGGCCACGGTCAGCAAGATCTACGGCGTGGTCATGACGCTGGTGGGCGCCTTCGTGGGCGGCGTGCTGTCGATGCGGCTGGGCGTGATGCGCGTGCTGATGCTGGGCGCGGTGCTCAGCGCCGCGAGCAACCTGCTCTTTGCCTGGCTGGCCTCGCGCGGGCACGACCTGACGGCGCTGATTGCGGTAGTGTCGGCCGACAACCTGGCCGGCGGCATTGCCTCGGCGGCCTTCATTGCCTACCTGTCGAGCCTCACGAACATCAGCTATTCGGCCACGCAGTACGCCCTGTTCAGCTCGCTGATGCTGCTGCTGCCCAAGTTCATCGCCGGCTACTCGGGCGCTTTTGTCGATGCGCACGGCTATGCCCAGTTCTTCACCGCCACCGCGCTGCTGGGCGTGCCGGTGCTGCTGCTGGTGGCGCTGGCGGCCCGCATCACCACCACCAAGGCCCCCGCCGAGCGCCCATAG
- a CDS encoding M48 family metallopeptidase has product MCTRCELLVSSAASSASRASAWQPRRAFLLAAAGAALAGPALAQVNVGNASVARNLVPADRIEAAGVQQYGQLLEQARAKGALAGDGNAQLQRLRTIANRLIPFATPWNSRARDWKWEVNLIGSKQINAFCMPGGKIAFFTGILEQLKLSDDEVAMVMGHEMAHALREHARARMAKSAGTGAALSIGAQLLGLGQMGDLAARAGTQLLTLKFSRSDETEADLVGLELAARAGYDPKASVTLWNKMATASKNQGGLSFLSTHPSGPDRIQKLEASLPKVEGLYREAKRS; this is encoded by the coding sequence ATGTGCACACGATGCGAGCTTCTCGTTTCCTCCGCGGCTTCTTCGGCGTCGCGCGCCTCGGCCTGGCAGCCGCGGCGGGCCTTCCTGCTCGCGGCGGCCGGTGCGGCATTGGCCGGGCCGGCCCTGGCGCAGGTGAACGTGGGCAATGCCTCGGTGGCGCGCAACCTGGTGCCGGCCGACCGCATCGAGGCCGCCGGCGTGCAGCAGTACGGCCAGCTGCTCGAACAGGCGCGCGCCAAGGGCGCGCTCGCGGGCGACGGCAATGCGCAGCTGCAGCGGCTGCGCACCATCGCGAACCGGCTGATCCCCTTTGCCACGCCGTGGAACTCGCGCGCGCGCGACTGGAAATGGGAAGTCAACCTCATCGGCAGCAAGCAGATCAATGCCTTCTGCATGCCCGGCGGCAAGATCGCGTTCTTCACCGGCATCCTCGAACAGCTCAAGCTCAGTGACGACGAGGTCGCCATGGTGATGGGGCACGAGATGGCCCATGCGCTGCGCGAGCATGCGCGCGCGCGCATGGCCAAGAGCGCGGGCACCGGCGCGGCCCTTTCCATCGGTGCGCAGCTGCTGGGGCTGGGCCAGATGGGCGACCTGGCGGCCCGCGCCGGCACGCAGCTGCTGACTCTCAAATTCAGCCGCAGCGACGAAACCGAGGCCGATCTCGTCGGGCTCGAACTCGCGGCGCGCGCGGGCTATGACCCGAAGGCCTCGGTCACGCTCTGGAACAAGATGGCCACCGCCTCGAAGAACCAGGGCGGCCTGAGCTTTCTTTCCACCCACCCGAGCGGGCCGGACCGCATCCAGAAGCTCGAGGCCAGCCTGCCGAAGGTCGAAGGGCTTTACCGGGAAGCGAAGCGGAGCTGA